CACTTTTCACGTCCGATGCTCTAGGAGGCGGCATCGAAGAGACCAAAGGAGCCTGACGTGGCAGATATCAATCGAATCGGCGTCGCCGCCCGTTACAGCGATCTCGTGATTCACGGGAACACGGCCTATTTTTCGGGCTACGTGCCCGAGACCACCCTGGCAGGGACGGTCACGGAGCAGACCCGGGACGTGCTGGCGCAGATCGAACAGTCCCTGACCGAGATCGGCAGCGACAAGTCCAAGCTCCTGCAGGCCACGATCTGGCTGAGCGACATGGGGTCCTATGATGAGATGAACGCGGTCTGGGACGCCTGGGTCGTGCCCGGCCATACGCCCGCGCGGGCCTGCGTTGAGGCGCGGCTCGCCAACCCGGCTTATGCCCTCGAGATCCAGGTCACGGCCGCGCTCTGACGCGACGTTTCCCCGCGAAGGCGCTCAGGCCCGCTCGGTCTTGGTCGCCTTCGCCATGGAGCTCAGGCGTTTTTTCTCGTAGTGCTTGGCGAGGCGCAGGTGGCGCCAGATGGCGTAGTTCATGGCGATGAGAAAGCCGTAGGTGCCGCGCAGGAAGTGCAGCCGCCCGAAATAGGCCTTGAGAAAGGCAGCCGGGAACTCGCAATAGAGCCGCCAGGTCGGGATCGAGACGCCGCGCACCTCGAGGTCGAGGGCGAGCTGGTCGGTGTAGACGTTGAGCTTGGCGATCTGGTCGCCGAGCGAGCGGATCGAGCGGTGATGGACCAGGCCCTTGAGCTTGCCGACCCGCGTGCCCGGCTTAAGCTCGACCCGGTCGTGCACCAGCGAGGTCGAGTAGCGCCCGACCTCGCGGTGGTAGAGCCGCACCGGCGCGATCCGGTAGGCCAGCGGATGCGGCGCGGCCTCGCCGGGATAGGTCTCGGCAATGCGGATCCCATAGGCCGGGCGTGGCGGCTCGCCGTGCGCGAACAGCGCCCGGATCTCCGCGCGCAGGGCCGGCGAGAGCTCCTCGTCGGCATCGAGGTTGAGCAGCCAGGGGTGGCGGCACTGCTCCTCGCCGAAGCGCTTCTGCTGGCCGTAGCCCGGCCACGGATTGAACAGCACCCGTGCGCCCAGCTCCTCGGCCAGCGCCTGGGTGCCGTCGGTCGAGCCCGAGTCGATCACCACAACATCGTCCGTCAGGTCGCGCACGGCGCGGATCGTCGCGCCGATCCGGTCGGCCTCGTTCTTGGCAATGATGAACACGGACAATGGCAGCATGGCAACGGCTGCCTAGCCGCCCACGAAAAAGATGGCAAGGGGTTCCAAGCCCTTAGCGGCTCCTTGCCTCCCCGTGTTGTTTTTGGATCCCACGCATGGGCCTTCAGGCTCGCGGGAGTCCCCGAGACTTCCCGGAGTCATAGAGGCGGGCGCGGCGCGCCTTCATTCCGAGGCGGGATCCTGGCCGGACGCGATCAGCTCCCCTTGCGGCACCTCCCTGCCGCCCGCGGCCGAAGCCGTGGCGTGGCTGCGCACCCGCAGTTCCGCCAGTAGGGGGAAATGGTCCGAGGCGACGCGGGTGAGCAAGGTCCTGACCGGGGCAGCGTCGACCACCTCCACCGAACCGGTGACGAAGACATGGTCGAGGCGGAGCAAGGGGGCCCGGGTGTGGAAGGTCGGCTGCGGCGCCCCGCGCGCGCTCGAGAGCTGCGCGTCCCGCAGCCGGTCGGCGATCATGCGGTAGGAACGCGAATAGGGCGGCGCATTGAAGTCACCGAGCAGGATCGCCGGATCGGCACATTCGGGATGTCCCATCCAGTCGGGTCCAACCAGGGCCGACGCCTGAGCCCGGCGCTCGCCGGACCGGAGGGACAGGTGGGCATTGATGACATTGACCGTCTGCCCGTCGATCTCGGTGCGCACCCACAGGGCGCTCCGCTTCTCGAAGGAGGGTCTGGTCGATTGCGTCGGCAGACGCCCGGATTTCACGAGACGGGCGGGATGCCGGGTCAGAATGGCGATCCCGTACTGCTCGCCCAGGATCCGGATCGTGGGCTGGAAATGAAGATCCATCCCGAGCTTCTCCGCCAGGCCGGCAGCCTGGTCGGCCTCCCCCGCCCTCGTGCGTCCGGCCCGCACCTCCTGAAGCGCAACGATATCCGGGTTGCACGCCGCGATGACCTCGGCGGTCCGCATGGGTGAGATTTTTCGATCGGTGCCCAGCCAGCGGTGAACGTTGTAGGTGAGGATCCGGAAGGGGCGCCCCTGGTGATGGCTATGCTTCAAAGGTCGGTACCAGCTCGGTCAAGGGTGACGATGGACATGCATGGCCTTCCTGCAGGCATGCGGCGACGTTTCAGCTCGCGGCCTAGGGCGCGAACATGTCGGAACAATGGCCCATGATCGGCCCGAGTTCCTGCAAAACGCAACCATAAGGCCGTCTTGACCTTCCCATGATTGGAAGGATTACACCTCATCCCCATATGGGGATCAGGAGATTCGAGATGGCCGCCACCAACCGTTCCACCGCACCGGAGAGCGTCGACATTCCCGTCCGGGGGATGAGCTGCGCGTCCTGCGTCGGCCGTGTCGAGAAGGCGATCCGCGCGGTTCCCGGCGTGACGGCCGCGAATGTGAACCTGGCGACCGAACGGGCGCATGTGTCGTTCGCGGCCGACCGGGCCGATTCCCGCGCGGTGGCCGAGGCCATCCGGGCCGTGGGCTATGAGCCTGCGGAACACCACGCGGATCTCGCGATCGAGGGCATGACCTGCGCATCCTGCGTGGCGCGGGTCGAGAAGGCGCTCAAGCGCGTTCCCGGCGTGGTGGACGCCCGCGTGAATCTCGCGACCGGGCGCGCCGGCGTCGATTATCTCGGCGGACCCGACGTGGTCGCCCGGATGATCGCGGCCGTCGACGCGACGAGCTACGAGGCCCGCGAGATCCGCCAGGACCGGGACGAGACGGACCGGGAGCGCGCGGCCCGCGAGGCCGAGATCTCCGGCCTGAAGCGCGCTCTCGCCAGCGCGGCCGTCCTCACCCTGCCGGTCTTCGTGGTCGAGATGGGTTCGCATTTCATCGACCCCATCCATGACTGGGTCATGAACGCCCTCGGCCACCAGACCAGCTGGTATCTGCAATTCGCCCTGACGACGCTCGTCCTGTTCGGACCAGGCCTGCGCTTCTTCAAAAAGGGAGTTCCCGCCCTGCTGCGAGGAGCGCCCGACATGAATTCCCTCGTCGTCCTCGGCACCAGCGCGGCCTATGCCTATTCGGTGGTGGCGACCTTCCTGCCGGAGGTTCTGCCGGCCGGCATGGCCAATGTCTATTACGAGGCGGCCGCCGTGATCGTGACGCTGATCCTGCTCGGCCGCTTCCTCGAAGCCAAGGCCAAGGGCCGGACCTCGGAGGCCATCAAGCGTCTCATCGGCCTCTCCCCCAAGACCGCACGAGTGATGCGCGACGGCGTAACGCTGGAACTTCCACTCGACCAGGTGCTCACCGGCGACATCGTGCAGGTGCGCCCGGGCGAGAAGGTGCCGGTCGACGGCGAGGTCGTCGAAGGCTCCTCTTTCGTGGACGAATCCATGATCACCGGCGAGCCGGTTCCGGTCCGAAAATCGGCGGGCTCGGAGGTCGTCGGCGGCACGATCAACAAGAATGGCGGCCTCACCTTCCGGGCCACGCGCATCGGCGCGGACACGGTCCTGTCTCAGATCATCCGCATGGTGGAGCAGGCGCAGGGTTCGAAGCTGCCGATTCAGACGATGGTCGACGCGATCACCGCATGGTTCGTGCCCGCCGTCATGGCGGCGGCGGCCCTGACTTTCGCCGCCTGGCTCATCCTCGGGCCGGAGCCCGCCCTCACCTTCGCGCTCGTCAATGCGGTGGCCGTGCTCATCATCGCCTGCCCCTGCGCCATGGGGCTGGCGACACCGACCTCGATCATGGTCGGCACGGGACGCGCGGCGGAGCTCGGCGTACTCTTTCGCCGGGGCGAGGCGCTGCAGAGCCTGAAGGAGATCGGCGTCGTCGCGCTCGACAAGACGGGCACGCTCACGCAAGGACGCCCCGACCTGACGGATTTCGTCACCGCCGCCGGCTTCGCCGAGGCCGATACCTTGAGGCTCGTCGCGGCTGTGGAAACCCGCTCCGAGCACCCGATCGCCCAGGCGATCGTCGCGGCCGCCGAACGGCGGGGCTTGACGGTTCCCGTCCCCGAGAGCTTCGAGGCCGTGCCCGGCTTCGGCGTCTCGGCCGTCGTGGTGGGCCGCCGGGTCGATGTCGGCGCCGACCGCTTCATGCGGAAGCTCCGGCTCGACGTGGCCGCTTTCGCCGACACGGCGGCCCGCCTGGGCGCGGAGGGCAAGAGCCCGCTCTATGCCGCGATCGACGGCAGGCTCGCGGCCATCGTCGCCGTGGCGGACCCGATCAAGGAATCGACGCCGGAGGCCATCGCGGCCCTGCACGGCTTGGGCCTCAAGGTCGCGATGATCACCGGCGACAACCACAGGACCGCGCAGGCCATCGCACGGCGCATCGGCATCGACGAGGTGGTCGCGGAGGTGTTGCCCGATGGCAAGGTGGACGTGGTGAAGCGCCTGCGCCAAGCCCATGGCCGCATCGCCTTCGTGGGCGACGGGATCAACGACGCGCCCGCGCTGGCCGAGGCCGATATCGGTATCGCCATCGGCACGGGCACGGACATCGCCATCGAGAGCGCGGACGTGGTGCTCATGTCCGGGGATGTGCGCGGCGTCGTCAACGCCATCGCCCTGTCGAAGGCGACGATCCGCAATATCGGGCAGAACCTGTTCTGGGCCTTCGCCTACAACGTGGTCCTGATCCCGGTCGCCGCGGGCGTGCTCTATCCTGTCGACGGCACCCTTCTGTCGCCCGTCGTCGCGGCCGCCGCCATGGCGCTCTCCAGCGTCTTCGTGGTCGGCAACGCGCTGCGGCTGCGTCGCTTCAAGGCCCCTATCGAGACGCGGCAGGACCCAATGCCTGCCGCCCAAACCGCAGGAGGTGCGGCATGAACATTGGACAAGCGGCTTCGGCCTCCGGCGTTTCCGCCAAGATGATCCGGTACTACGAATCCACCGGCCTCATCCCGAAGACCGTGCGCACGGAGGCGGGCTACCGTGTCTATTCGGATGACGACGTGCATACGCTCCGCTTCATCCGCCGCGCCCGCGATCTCGGCTTCTCCGTGGAGCAGATCGCCGATCTCGTCTCGCTGTGGCGCGACCGCGAGCGCGCGAGCAAGGACGTGAAGGCCATTGCCCTCGGCCATGTGGACGTGCTCGAGCGCAAGATCCGCGAGCTGCAGGAGATGGCCTCGACCCTGAAACATCTCGCCGAGCATTGCTGCGGGGATTCGCGTCCCCATTGCCCGATACTCGAAGAACTCGCGAGCGAGGAACCGCTGCCCGTCCACGCGAGAGCGGAGGATGCGCGCTTCGGCGCTTTGGGCAAGGCGTAGAGCATCGACCGCAAAAGTGAGAACCGGTGTTGCGCGCAACGAGGCGCTCATCGAAGAAGGGAGCATCTGAATCAAGCGTCCGCCGCGTTGAGGCGGCGGACGCTTGCTCCCCTTACACGCCGAAGATCACATTCCCGTCTGGGCTGATCGCCCAGGCGGGGTTCCATGCGATCTCCCATGCATGCCCGTCAGGATCGGCCACATAGCCTCGAAAGCCCCCATGCGGCGGCGCGTCGGCCGGCCACATGATCCGGCCGCCTGAACGGGACAAGCGATCCAACGTGGCCTGCACATCCTCGCGACGGGTGACATTGTGGGCGAGAGAACAGAGGCCCGGCGCGGCGGGATCCTCGCGCCGCATGTCCTCGGCAAGGGCGCGCCGGATCCATGTTCCGAGGACGAAACCGTTCATCTGGTAGAAGACGATGTCTTCGTTCTCGAAGACGGGCCTCCAGCCGAAACCTTCGACATAAAAGCGCCGGGAGCGGGCGAGATCGCCCACGCCGAGCGTGATGACGGATATCTGTTGCTGCATCAGGTCATGTCCCTACGTTGTCCTGGCGCACCATGCGCCAGGGCTCACGTCATGGGACTTGGTGCAACCGCACCAGCCAGAGCTTCCCGCGGGAAACGACCGGGCTAACCAAACCGGTCCGCCTTTTTCGACGGCGCAAGAGTACCCGTCCCGGGCTCCCGGTCAAGAACCGAGGCGTCGGCGCCTCAGGCCGCCATCTCGACCTCGCGGCCGCGGCCGAGCTCGTGCATCCACTGCGCGAATTCGGGCTTGCGCCCGATCTGGCGTCCGTAGTGCCGGCGCAGGGCGTCGACGAGGCGGCCGTTGCGGGACAGACAATCGTCGGCGAACGCGATCATGCGCGAGTTCGGCCAGGCCTGGGGCCTGATCTCGACCAGGCGCTCGAAGAGACGGTCTTCGCTTTCCTCGGGCGTGCTCTGGGCCATCAGGGTGAGCATCGCGGCGGTCGAACGCGAAATGCCCATGTGGCAATGAACGAGCAGATGCCCTTCCGTCCGCTGGGCCCTGCCCGCCGCCACCTCGTCGCCGAAGCGCAGCACGGCCTCCACATGCTCGGCCTGCGGCAGGATCATGCCCTCGATGGGATTGATGATGTCGTGGAAGCGCAGGATCGTGCGGTGGTGGGGATCGTAGGCCCCGAAAGCCTCCGGATCCGGATGGTCCGGATCGAGAATCGAGAGCACATGCGTGACGGCCCTCTCCTTCTGGTCCGGCAGTTCGGAAATCCCGCAGATCGTCAGCATGGAAATGGCAAGAGATTGCATCGCGTCACTCATTGAAGGAAAGGCCGTGCCCCTCGCAGGGCCCTGCGCGGATGTTGTACCCATCCTGGGGGAAGCCTTTCAACCCTGCCCAATGATTGTGTCCTTTTGATCACAGCGCGGCTCAGCCACATTTCTGCCATTGCAGTAACACCTTGTTGTCACCACCTGGGCTATGAACTTCTTGGATCTTTAGCGCCGCCAGCAACTCCTGGCGGCAAAAGCGAAAAACCAGAAACTGCGAGCCTCCCCCACTGATGTTTGCTCTAACGGCCTCACGCTTGCCCATGTTGCGAAACGCCATCCGCTTCTGCGCCCTGATTCTTCCGATGGCGCTCGCCGCCTGTGTCACGACGTCGGGTCCGCCGCAGCAGGCGGTCAGCCGCATCGATCCCGCCTTCATGGCCATGTACGGCTCGCGTCCGGAC
This window of the Microvirga sp. TS319 genome carries:
- a CDS encoding RidA family protein — its product is MADINRIGVAARYSDLVIHGNTAYFSGYVPETTLAGTVTEQTRDVLAQIEQSLTEIGSDKSKLLQATIWLSDMGSYDEMNAVWDAWVVPGHTPARACVEARLANPAYALEIQVTAAL
- a CDS encoding glycosyltransferase family 2 protein, whose product is MLPLSVFIIAKNEADRIGATIRAVRDLTDDVVVIDSGSTDGTQALAEELGARVLFNPWPGYGQQKRFGEEQCRHPWLLNLDADEELSPALRAEIRALFAHGEPPRPAYGIRIAETYPGEAAPHPLAYRIAPVRLYHREVGRYSTSLVHDRVELKPGTRVGKLKGLVHHRSIRSLGDQIAKLNVYTDQLALDLEVRGVSIPTWRLYCEFPAAFLKAYFGRLHFLRGTYGFLIAMNYAIWRHLRLAKHYEKKRLSSMAKATKTERA
- a CDS encoding endonuclease/exonuclease/phosphatase family protein; translation: MRTAEVIAACNPDIVALQEVRAGRTRAGEADQAAGLAEKLGMDLHFQPTIRILGEQYGIAILTRHPARLVKSGRLPTQSTRPSFEKRSALWVRTEIDGQTVNVINAHLSLRSGERRAQASALVGPDWMGHPECADPAILLGDFNAPPYSRSYRMIADRLRDAQLSSARGAPQPTFHTRAPLLRLDHVFVTGSVEVVDAAPVRTLLTRVASDHFPLLAELRVRSHATASAAGGREVPQGELIASGQDPASE
- a CDS encoding heavy metal translocating P-type ATPase, which translates into the protein MAATNRSTAPESVDIPVRGMSCASCVGRVEKAIRAVPGVTAANVNLATERAHVSFAADRADSRAVAEAIRAVGYEPAEHHADLAIEGMTCASCVARVEKALKRVPGVVDARVNLATGRAGVDYLGGPDVVARMIAAVDATSYEAREIRQDRDETDRERAAREAEISGLKRALASAAVLTLPVFVVEMGSHFIDPIHDWVMNALGHQTSWYLQFALTTLVLFGPGLRFFKKGVPALLRGAPDMNSLVVLGTSAAYAYSVVATFLPEVLPAGMANVYYEAAAVIVTLILLGRFLEAKAKGRTSEAIKRLIGLSPKTARVMRDGVTLELPLDQVLTGDIVQVRPGEKVPVDGEVVEGSSFVDESMITGEPVPVRKSAGSEVVGGTINKNGGLTFRATRIGADTVLSQIIRMVEQAQGSKLPIQTMVDAITAWFVPAVMAAAALTFAAWLILGPEPALTFALVNAVAVLIIACPCAMGLATPTSIMVGTGRAAELGVLFRRGEALQSLKEIGVVALDKTGTLTQGRPDLTDFVTAAGFAEADTLRLVAAVETRSEHPIAQAIVAAAERRGLTVPVPESFEAVPGFGVSAVVVGRRVDVGADRFMRKLRLDVAAFADTAARLGAEGKSPLYAAIDGRLAAIVAVADPIKESTPEAIAALHGLGLKVAMITGDNHRTAQAIARRIGIDEVVAEVLPDGKVDVVKRLRQAHGRIAFVGDGINDAPALAEADIGIAIGTGTDIAIESADVVLMSGDVRGVVNAIALSKATIRNIGQNLFWAFAYNVVLIPVAAGVLYPVDGTLLSPVVAAAAMALSSVFVVGNALRLRRFKAPIETRQDPMPAAQTAGGAA
- the cueR gene encoding Cu(I)-responsive transcriptional regulator; the protein is MNIGQAASASGVSAKMIRYYESTGLIPKTVRTEAGYRVYSDDDVHTLRFIRRARDLGFSVEQIADLVSLWRDRERASKDVKAIALGHVDVLERKIRELQEMASTLKHLAEHCCGDSRPHCPILEELASEEPLPVHARAEDARFGALGKA
- a CDS encoding VOC family protein, which encodes MQQQISVITLGVGDLARSRRFYVEGFGWRPVFENEDIVFYQMNGFVLGTWIRRALAEDMRREDPAAPGLCSLAHNVTRREDVQATLDRLSRSGGRIMWPADAPPHGGFRGYVADPDGHAWEIAWNPAWAISPDGNVIFGV
- a CDS encoding tyrosine phosphatase family protein, translating into MQSLAISMLTICGISELPDQKERAVTHVLSILDPDHPDPEAFGAYDPHHRTILRFHDIINPIEGMILPQAEHVEAVLRFGDEVAAGRAQRTEGHLLVHCHMGISRSTAAMLTLMAQSTPEESEDRLFERLVEIRPQAWPNSRMIAFADDCLSRNGRLVDALRRHYGRQIGRKPEFAQWMHELGRGREVEMAA